A single window of Symphalangus syndactylus isolate Jambi chromosome 4, NHGRI_mSymSyn1-v2.1_pri, whole genome shotgun sequence DNA harbors:
- the LOC134736483 gene encoding class E basic helix-loop-helix protein 40-like encodes MDFKEKPSSPAKGSEGPGKNCVPVIQRTFSHSSGEQSGSDTDTESGYRGESEKGDLRSEQPCFKSDHRRRFTTGERIGAIKQEAEESPTKKNRMQLSDDEGHFTSSDLISSPFLGPHPHQPPFCLPFYLIPPSATAYLPMLEKCWYPTSGPVLYPGLNASAAAPSSFMNPDKISARLLMPQRLPSPLPAHPSVDSSVLLQALKPIPPLNLETKN; translated from the coding sequence ATGGACTTCAAGGAAAAACCCAGCTCTCCGGCCAAAGGCTCGGAAGGTCCTGGGAAAAACTGCGTGCCAGTCATCCAGCGGACTTTCTCTCACTCGAGTGGGGAGCAGAGCGGCAGCGACACGGACACAGAGAGTGGCTATAGAGGAGAATCAGAGAAGGGCGACTTGCGCAGTGAGCAGCCGTGCTTCAAAAGTGACCACAGACGCAGGTTCACCACGGGAGAAAGGATCGGCGCAATTAAGCAAGAAGCCGAAGAATCCCCCACAAAAAAGAACCGGATGCAGCTTTCGGATGATGAAGGCCATTTCACTAGCAGTGACCTGATCAGCTCCCCGTTCCTGGGCCCACACCCACACCAGCCTCCTTTCTGCCTGCCCTTCTACCTGATCCCACCTTCAGCAACTGCCTACCTGCCCATGCTGGAGAAGTGCTGGTATCCCACCTCAGGGCCAGTGCTATACCCAGGCCTCAACGCCTCTGCCGCAGCCCCCTCTAGCTTCATGAACCCAGACAAGATCTCGGCTCGCTTGCTCATGCCCCAGAGACTCCCTTCTCCCTTGCCAGCTCATCCGTCCGTCGACTCTTCTGTCCTGCTCCAAGCTCTGAAGCCGATCCCCCCTTTAAACTTAGAAACCAAAAACTAA
- the LOC129480900 gene encoding class E basic helix-loop-helix protein 40-like has translation MERIPRAQPSPACLPKAPGLEHRDLPGMYPAHMYQVYKSTRGIKRSEDSKETYKLPHRLIEKKRRDRINECIAQLKDLLPEHLKLTTLCHLEKAVFLELTLKHVKALTNLIDHQQQKIIALQSGLQAGELSARNV, from the coding sequence ATGGAGCGGATCCCCAGGGCGCAACCATCCCCCGCCTGCCTGCCCAAAGCACCCGGACTGGAGCACAGAGACCTACCAGGGATGTACCCTGCCCACATGTACCAAGTGTACAAGTCAACACGGGGAATAAAGCGGAGCGAGGACAGCAAGGAGACCTACAAATTGCCGCATCGGCTCATCGAGAAAAAGAGACGTGACCGGATTAATGAGTGCATCGCCCAGCTGAAGGATCTCCTACCCGAACATCTCAAACTTACAACTTTGTGTCACTTGGAAAAAGCAGTGTTTCTTGAACTTACCTTGAAGCATGTGAAAGCACTAACAAACCTAATTGATCATCAGCAGCAGAAAATCATTGCCCTGCAGAGCGGTTTACAAGCTGGTGAGCTGTCAGCGAGAAATGTCTAA